One window of Sporomusa sphaeroides DSM 2875 genomic DNA carries:
- a CDS encoding VirB3 family type IV secretion system protein produces MEKPQGFSIPIRKSLTEQILYAGVPREIAILNVTLAAVFALGLRAVYLVVINLLIHYVAYVRTKKDPQFFECFRRHFKQKEYYSS; encoded by the coding sequence ATGGAAAAGCCACAAGGTTTTTCAATACCGATTCGAAAATCTCTGACAGAACAAATTCTCTATGCCGGTGTACCGCGTGAGATTGCAATACTCAATGTAACTCTGGCAGCAGTCTTTGCACTCGGTTTAAGAGCCGTTTATCTGGTGGTTATTAACTTATTGATTCATTATGTGGCTTATGTGCGTACTAAAAAAGATCCGCAGTTTTTCGAATGCTTTAGAAGGCATTTTAAGCAAAAAGAATACTATTCTTCATAG
- the trbB gene encoding P-type conjugative transfer ATPase TrbB, whose amino-acid sequence MQVNKTDETLQLFLSAIGPEVKLLFDDEKTTDIVLNNDSRLWIKRLGMDWEYAGFTIQPVTAERIITLVASSVNSVITRENAGVTAEIPGYKHRFEGTMGDATDNPTFAIRKHSRFVFTLDDYIAMNILSPKQKQEIIRGVYEKDNFLIAGDTGSGKTTFGNAILAEIAKTGDRIGIIQDTNELQCNAENKFEFRANDFNSYDMLLKKMLRYYPKRIVLGEVRGIEALTLIDAWGTGHSGGLCTIHSQAPALEALTRLERLISRASVSPQQYAIASTVKTIIYIEEYKGGRRIPEIIKVHGFDGKNYITSSIV is encoded by the coding sequence ATGCAAGTAAACAAAACTGACGAAACGTTACAACTCTTTTTAAGCGCAATTGGTCCTGAAGTTAAATTACTCTTTGATGATGAGAAAACGACTGACATTGTTTTGAATAACGACAGTCGTTTGTGGATCAAAAGGTTAGGTATGGATTGGGAATATGCGGGATTTACCATTCAGCCGGTGACAGCAGAACGAATTATCACGTTGGTAGCAAGCTCTGTTAACTCTGTAATTACTAGAGAAAATGCGGGTGTTACGGCTGAAATTCCAGGATATAAACACCGATTCGAAGGTACGATGGGGGATGCTACTGACAATCCGACTTTTGCTATTCGCAAACATTCCCGGTTTGTTTTTACTCTTGACGATTATATTGCGATGAATATACTTTCGCCTAAACAAAAGCAGGAGATTATTAGAGGGGTTTATGAGAAAGACAATTTTTTAATTGCCGGTGATACCGGTTCCGGTAAAACCACTTTTGGAAATGCCATCTTAGCGGAAATCGCAAAAACTGGTGATCGAATCGGGATTATCCAAGATACGAATGAATTGCAATGTAATGCAGAAAACAAGTTCGAATTTAGGGCTAATGATTTTAATAGCTATGATATGTTGCTAAAAAAAATGCTGCGTTACTACCCTAAACGAATTGTCTTAGGTGAAGTCAGAGGCATTGAGGCACTGACCTTGATTGATGCCTGGGGTACCGGTCATAGTGGCGGTTTATGTACAATTCACTCTCAAGCACCGGCACTGGAAGCATTAACCCGCTTGGAACGTCTTATCAGCAGGGCAAGTGTATCTCCCCAGCAATATGCTATTGCAAGTACTGTCAAAACAATCATTTATATAGAAGAGTATAAAGGAGGCCGGAGGATTCCTGAAATTATCAAGGTTCACGGTTTTGACGGCAAAAACTATATTACATCATCCATTGTGTAG
- a CDS encoding TrbI/VirB10 family protein, whose translation MSLEFLEKINKPGSASNPVVEAAETEKEESANVAINHEANGNELAEDIPKSKPLPKPKPKPKPKDNATSPPSVIKADQAENHKELQTEAPPPKGVRFNRKVGILVVILLTIFIVIGLSFATTPTKKNSLNTSSSQTVRTGARIPDELNEKPKSYNSRQQQQPTQEKDVVEIKPIPNQNAFSSGNASRKTIEVPNRPGTAPAARENKSPISFNFKRPETGDLRQSMLTGGADSVSSPVATSSAAASQYSQNAQDEKRAFFNSQVDGSFYSIQRMQPMISNFEIKAGTIISGIMVSGIKSDLPGEIIGQVRENVFDSISGQYLLIPQGTKIIGRYDSKVAYGENRILIVWDRLTLPNGDSLNLEGMGGYDQAGYSGLSGHTDNHEGRITTAVLVTSILGAVTKRYNTNVISFGDVAIGNAAAGIANAGDRLMQKALDMQPTITIDPGEKFSIIVNKDFILKPYCD comes from the coding sequence ATGTCGTTGGAGTTTCTTGAAAAAATTAACAAACCAGGATCAGCCTCAAATCCAGTTGTTGAAGCTGCTGAAACAGAGAAGGAAGAATCGGCAAACGTTGCTATTAATCATGAGGCAAATGGTAATGAACTTGCAGAAGATATTCCTAAATCTAAACCCTTACCTAAGCCTAAACCTAAACCTAAACCTAAAGACAATGCTACGTCGCCACCATCTGTTATCAAGGCTGACCAGGCGGAAAATCATAAAGAGCTGCAGACTGAAGCGCCGCCGCCAAAGGGAGTTAGGTTTAATCGTAAGGTTGGGATTTTAGTTGTAATTCTGTTAACTATTTTTATTGTTATTGGCTTAAGCTTTGCAACTACTCCCACTAAGAAGAATAGTTTAAACACTTCCTCGAGCCAAACGGTAAGAACAGGAGCGCGAATTCCAGATGAACTGAATGAGAAGCCAAAGTCATATAATTCCCGGCAACAGCAACAGCCAACACAAGAAAAAGATGTGGTTGAAATAAAGCCTATCCCTAATCAAAATGCGTTTTCATCGGGGAATGCATCAAGAAAGACGATTGAAGTACCAAACAGACCTGGAACCGCGCCGGCAGCAAGAGAAAATAAAAGTCCTATTAGTTTTAATTTTAAACGGCCCGAAACTGGTGATTTGAGGCAGTCGATGCTTACTGGTGGTGCAGATTCTGTTTCATCACCTGTTGCAACTTCGTCAGCTGCAGCTTCACAGTATAGTCAAAATGCCCAGGATGAAAAAAGAGCTTTTTTTAATAGTCAAGTTGATGGAAGTTTTTACTCTATACAGCGCATGCAGCCAATGATTTCAAACTTTGAGATTAAGGCGGGCACTATTATCTCTGGGATCATGGTAAGCGGCATTAAGTCGGATCTACCAGGAGAAATAATCGGACAAGTGCGTGAAAACGTTTTTGACAGCATAAGTGGACAATATCTTCTTATTCCACAGGGTACTAAAATTATCGGTCGCTATGATAGTAAGGTCGCGTATGGAGAGAATCGTATACTCATAGTTTGGGATCGATTAACACTTCCTAATGGAGATTCGCTAAATTTAGAAGGAATGGGAGGGTATGATCAAGCAGGTTATAGCGGTTTATCCGGACATACCGACAATCATGAAGGTAGAATCACCACCGCGGTACTGGTAACTTCAATACTTGGCGCTGTCACAAAACGATATAACACAAATGTAATATCCTTTGGGGACGTTGCTATTGGTAATGCAGCTGCCGGAATAGCAAATGCCGGTGATCGTCTAATGCAAAAAGCTCTGGATATGCAACCCACCATTACCATTGATCCAGGTGAAAAATTCAGTATCATTGTCAATAAAGATTTTATTCTTAAGCCTTATTGTGATTAG
- a CDS encoding VirB8/TrbF family protein, whose translation MGSTKEHLAPPNHDGYSPDKLPLNPFEQAESMYFGVMGTFRKAAFNWRLMAFGLFFLNLVVTGAFAYETTKIKVVPVFFEKDSSGRVELMDIEKNRTPTQRQIEHFLEEFVDKTRSITRDDVENRKKWEKVYTYLQDSAANRMDVYTTNDKTFDRWGKELCSVNIKVVAPVTENTYQVRWREQVFGIDGRLKDSYNMTALFTVDIIPGKTLSEVKGNPYGISIKDFSWRREQ comes from the coding sequence ATGGGGAGTACAAAAGAACATTTAGCACCACCTAACCATGATGGCTACTCACCGGATAAGCTTCCGCTTAATCCTTTTGAACAAGCGGAATCTATGTATTTTGGTGTTATGGGAACTTTCAGAAAGGCTGCATTTAACTGGCGCTTAATGGCATTCGGTCTGTTTTTTCTAAATTTAGTAGTAACAGGCGCTTTCGCATATGAAACTACAAAAATTAAAGTTGTTCCTGTTTTTTTTGAGAAAGATAGTTCCGGTAGGGTTGAGCTTATGGATATTGAAAAAAATCGCACACCTACTCAGCGGCAAATTGAGCATTTCTTGGAAGAGTTTGTAGACAAGACTCGCAGTATTACTCGGGATGATGTAGAGAACAGGAAGAAATGGGAGAAAGTTTATACATATCTTCAGGATAGTGCCGCTAACCGCATGGATGTTTATACCACAAATGATAAAACTTTTGACCGATGGGGAAAAGAATTATGCTCAGTTAATATCAAAGTAGTTGCGCCTGTTACTGAAAATACTTATCAAGTACGCTGGAGAGAGCAAGTTTTTGGAATAGATGGTCGACTTAAAGATTCCTATAATATGACAGCATTATTTACTGTTGATATTATACCAGGCAAGACGTTATCAGAAGTCAAAGGAAATCCTTATGGAATTTCTATTAAGGATTTTAGTTGGCGGCGTGAGCAGTAA
- a CDS encoding TrbC/VirB2 family protein: protein MQIIAIISQITGFRRRDLLTGCLIALTVLLFPAVCHAAAVPWEKPFQMVVNSLSGPIARGLLILAIVSAGCAIAFSEGGSWIRYLMGVVMGGALILLAVSFLDIFEV from the coding sequence ATGCAAATTATAGCTATTATTAGTCAAATCACAGGTTTTAGACGCCGTGACTTACTTACTGGTTGCCTTATTGCACTTACTGTTTTACTTTTTCCTGCTGTTTGTCATGCAGCTGCAGTACCATGGGAAAAACCCTTTCAAATGGTTGTAAATAGTCTATCTGGTCCCATAGCAAGAGGATTATTAATACTTGCAATTGTAAGTGCTGGTTGCGCCATTGCGTTTAGCGAAGGTGGAAGCTGGATTCGATATCTTATGGGTGTAGTAATGGGTGGTGCATTAATTCTACTTGCCGTATCCTTTTTGGATATATTCGAAGTATAG
- a CDS encoding helix-turn-helix domain-containing protein translates to MHSRDIENILGRKIRKLRLDNNLTQQELGVKICRSPTTIGKIETNKSNGSYSTLERIAKEFKVPISYLYEPETIEERS, encoded by the coding sequence ATGCATAGTCGCGATATTGAAAACATTCTTGGTCGCAAAATAAGAAAATTGAGACTCGATAACAATTTAACGCAACAAGAACTTGGAGTAAAAATTTGCCGATCACCCACGACAATAGGAAAAATTGAAACTAACAAAAGTAATGGATCATATTCAACGCTTGAGCGAATTGCAAAAGAGTTTAAGGTTCCTATTTCCTATCTGTATGAGCCGGAAACCATAGAAGAAAGGAGTTAA
- a CDS encoding helix-turn-helix domain-containing protein, with the protein MNYGQQLRKILKIKNRTPNSLATKIQCAPSTIYKILGENSKPSLDLLEKICAELKITMAEFFTIEQNEEDILIQEDSEDLPEEAKQALQEFEEFLRLKFKK; encoded by the coding sequence ATGAACTACGGACAACAATTACGCAAAATCTTAAAAATTAAAAATCGGACTCCAAACTCTCTTGCAACTAAAATACAATGTGCTCCTTCAACGATATATAAAATATTAGGTGAAAATTCAAAACCTTCGTTAGATTTATTAGAAAAAATATGTGCCGAATTAAAAATTACCATGGCTGAATTTTTTACTATTGAGCAAAATGAGGAAGATATTTTAATTCAAGAGGATTCAGAGGATTTACCAGAAGAAGCTAAACAAGCTCTCCAGGAATTTGAAGAATTTCTCAGACTAAAATTTAAAAAGTAA
- a CDS encoding helix-turn-helix domain-containing protein — MDYGARLRELRKLKNLTTKRLAVMTNISQPVISRLENNLQPIDLDYLQRICNALEITVAEFFSPEMLPSDPILVQLVSLAGKLSHTEREALANYLNIRLKKQ, encoded by the coding sequence TTGGATTATGGAGCACGATTACGAGAATTAAGGAAATTGAAAAATCTTACGACAAAGAGATTAGCGGTAATGACCAATATAAGTCAGCCGGTCATTAGTCGACTTGAAAATAATTTGCAGCCAATTGATTTGGATTATCTGCAACGTATTTGTAATGCCTTAGAAATAACCGTTGCAGAATTTTTTTCGCCTGAAATGCTTCCTTCCGATCCGATATTAGTACAGCTGGTATCGCTTGCTGGCAAGTTAAGTCATACAGAAAGAGAAGCACTGGCAAATTATTTAAATATTCGACTTAAAAAGCAATAA
- a CDS encoding replication protein RepA produces the protein MKTNNYLDVALDVQEDLRKGFMARSWVQATMPHSRPKELTFIRKNGEYTMMMTGHPDCGLPYGSIPRLLMSWLTTEAVKTKSPTVELGKSLRSFMTALDMKASGGKTGSITMLKDQMKRLFTCHVSLTRNAKTNFQTQNITPIKSANLWWNPSDPEQLSLFNSTVTLSQDFFAEIIDRPVVFRLKTLQLLKSSSLAVDLYIWITYRNSYTQSRSYIPWEMLQLQFGANYPETTRGKLDFKRNFLATLKKVAIAYPEAKKLEWNSKQLIFIPGYPDVPKLISIPKP, from the coding sequence ATGAAAACGAATAATTACTTAGACGTAGCTCTTGATGTCCAGGAAGACCTGCGTAAAGGCTTCATGGCCCGCAGTTGGGTACAAGCTACAATGCCCCATTCAAGGCCAAAAGAGCTTACTTTTATTCGCAAAAACGGCGAATATACGATGATGATGACCGGACATCCTGATTGCGGCCTGCCTTACGGATCTATCCCCCGCCTGCTCATGTCCTGGCTTACTACGGAAGCCGTAAAAACAAAATCACCTACAGTAGAGTTAGGAAAGAGTTTGCGAAGCTTTATGACCGCCTTGGACATGAAAGCTTCCGGCGGTAAAACTGGTTCAATTACAATGCTAAAAGACCAAATGAAGCGACTCTTTACCTGTCATGTGTCTCTAACTAGAAATGCTAAGACCAATTTCCAGACGCAAAACATAACGCCGATAAAATCGGCCAATTTATGGTGGAATCCAAGTGATCCGGAGCAACTATCCCTATTTAATTCAACGGTTACACTCTCCCAGGATTTCTTCGCAGAAATCATTGACCGGCCAGTTGTATTTAGATTAAAAACGTTACAGTTACTAAAAAGCTCATCCCTGGCTGTAGACCTATATATTTGGATTACATACCGCAATAGCTACACACAATCGCGCTCTTACATACCATGGGAAATGCTGCAGCTCCAATTCGGCGCAAACTATCCGGAAACAACGCGAGGCAAACTTGATTTCAAGCGGAATTTCCTGGCAACACTTAAAAAAGTTGCAATAGCTTATCCAGAAGCCAAAAAGCTGGAATGGAATAGCAAACAACTAATCTTCATTCCTGGATACCCAGACGTTCCAAAACTTATTTCAATACCAAAGCCGTGA
- a CDS encoding type IV secretory system conjugative DNA transfer family protein: MLAENSSKLSFFDFLAFRPMRALCLFLSFCLIIYDFPRYVFAVLFGFLVFKIIYFRRATIYQLGLCRIYLLGGIFLLPFLLIALLPVELTTIQFPSDVNWKQYIINDDYFKDVNLWIWDNLDGLFSVNLGILLSISYGVLIYVCSVELDRNVIKQNDLQGLKVDRNKLFYFDVTWQTYFDYFMLLLLFIYSIPLCLMYGLYVYLLTPVDKAVRTVAEITFLAISLLLSLFTFHLIDFLEIPSLVFQYIMNDGLLSLIHAEFSEFFEFTILRGTFFLWVVAFGLRTVFNCISKEKVLIEQETHKAKVEAVSEINGVYVGVDMEENPVVIADTELNQHTLIMGSTGSGKTSTIYNIVDSALSRSLPLIFLDGKGSKDLVEKMGSLCKKYDREFRVFSLDTENITELNAYNPFSSGNFTEWKNRVMNLFSMASGRGQEHFALAEESFINLVCQILYKDGELMDLRILLFYLENPERLIKKAIKHDRNLAMKLQKELEKEENEMLTSDVVKQLELFFYSNYGDLLDTKGKPTINIKNVIKNGEVALFLFNASSYPLDTRKVAKMVINDINSSFAEIANEQGFTKTYCIFDEFASYASENLSESISLHRSNGMHAVVGTQSLKSVSLKSEETKRIAEELVACCNTFICQPISHLDDIELMAKTMGTRKAYEVTAQVNTVEGGPSGLGTVKYVDEFLVNPQEIRDLATGEGFIYRKAMNMKPYKVKFNYLL; this comes from the coding sequence ATGTTAGCTGAAAATTCTTCAAAATTATCATTTTTTGACTTTTTGGCATTTCGGCCCATGCGGGCCTTATGCCTCTTTCTCAGCTTTTGTTTAATTATTTATGATTTTCCGCGATATGTATTTGCTGTTCTCTTTGGTTTCCTGGTATTTAAAATTATATATTTTCGCCGGGCGACAATTTATCAATTGGGTTTGTGCCGTATTTACCTGCTTGGTGGAATTTTTCTCTTGCCCTTTCTGCTGATTGCACTGTTGCCAGTTGAATTGACGACAATACAATTTCCTTCAGATGTTAACTGGAAGCAATATATTATCAATGATGATTATTTTAAGGATGTAAATTTGTGGATTTGGGATAATTTAGACGGCTTATTTTCGGTTAATTTGGGGATATTGCTAAGTATATCCTATGGAGTTTTGATTTATGTTTGCAGTGTGGAGCTAGATCGCAATGTTATTAAGCAGAATGACTTGCAAGGTTTAAAGGTGGATCGCAATAAATTATTTTATTTCGATGTAACTTGGCAAACTTATTTTGACTATTTCATGTTGTTGCTGCTTTTCATCTATAGCATCCCTTTATGCCTTATGTATGGGCTTTACGTGTATTTATTGACGCCGGTTGACAAAGCGGTCCGGACGGTAGCAGAAATAACGTTTTTAGCCATATCGCTACTACTCTCCTTATTCACCTTTCATTTGATTGATTTTCTGGAAATTCCAAGTTTAGTTTTTCAGTATATAATGAATGACGGCTTACTTTCTTTGATACATGCGGAGTTTAGTGAGTTTTTCGAGTTTACGATTTTGCGTGGTACCTTCTTTTTGTGGGTGGTTGCGTTTGGGTTACGGACAGTCTTTAATTGCATTAGCAAAGAAAAGGTGCTGATAGAGCAGGAAACGCATAAGGCAAAGGTTGAAGCGGTCAGTGAAATAAATGGCGTTTATGTTGGGGTAGATATGGAAGAGAATCCAGTAGTTATAGCCGACACCGAATTAAACCAGCATACGCTGATTATGGGCAGTACAGGCTCCGGAAAAACGTCCACGATATACAATATCGTGGACAGTGCATTATCGCGTAGTTTACCGCTTATTTTTCTTGATGGCAAAGGCAGTAAAGATTTGGTTGAGAAAATGGGTTCTTTGTGTAAGAAGTATGATCGTGAGTTTCGTGTATTTTCGCTTGACACTGAAAATATTACAGAGTTGAACGCATATAATCCGTTTAGCAGTGGTAATTTTACGGAATGGAAAAATCGGGTTATGAATTTATTTTCGATGGCATCGGGACGCGGCCAGGAGCACTTTGCGTTGGCAGAGGAATCATTTATTAATTTGGTATGTCAGATCCTATATAAAGATGGGGAGCTAATGGATTTGCGGATTTTATTGTTTTACTTGGAAAACCCCGAGCGCTTGATTAAAAAAGCGATAAAACATGATCGCAATTTAGCCATGAAGTTGCAAAAAGAGCTTGAGAAAGAAGAAAATGAAATGTTGACATCAGATGTTGTTAAACAGCTGGAACTTTTCTTTTATTCGAATTATGGTGATTTGCTGGATACAAAGGGTAAACCTACGATTAACATCAAAAATGTAATCAAAAATGGCGAAGTGGCATTGTTTTTATTCAATGCATCAAGCTATCCTCTTGATACACGAAAAGTTGCGAAAATGGTTATCAACGATATAAATAGCAGTTTTGCTGAGATAGCCAATGAGCAAGGTTTTACGAAAACATATTGCATCTTCGATGAGTTTGCTAGTTATGCGAGTGAGAATTTGAGCGAGTCAATTTCGCTGCATCGCAGTAATGGGATGCATGCGGTTGTAGGCACCCAGTCTTTGAAATCGGTTAGCTTGAAAAGTGAGGAAACGAAGCGGATCGCAGAAGAATTAGTAGCTTGTTGCAATACTTTCATTTGTCAGCCGATTAGCCATTTGGATGATATTGAATTGATGGCGAAAACAATGGGAACGCGAAAGGCTTATGAGGTTACAGCACAGGTGAATACGGTGGAAGGTGGACCAAGTGGTTTAGGAACAGTGAAGTATGTCGATGAGTTTTTAGTTAATCCGCAAGAAATTCGCGATTTAGCAACCGGTGAAGGATTTATTTATCGGAAAGCAATGAATATGAAGCCATACAAGGTTAAGTTTAATTATCTTTTGTAA